A DNA window from Microcystis aeruginosa NIES-843 contains the following coding sequences:
- a CDS encoding response regulator transcription factor, with product MRILVVEDDMQLAEILREALSERQYVVDVARDGEEGWNWLELGKYDLLVLDVTLPKLSGTLLCQRLRRAESHHPVSANATVPVLLLTARDTVIDKIDGLDAGADDYVTKPFDLGELMARIRALIRRGSSTSSVLLSWGGLQLNPSTHEASYNGQLLSLTPKEFALLELLVTHGRRVLSRSGIIERVWSLDDSPAEETVTSHIRGLRHKLKSLGAPEDFIETVHGLGYRLK from the coding sequence ATGCGAATTTTAGTAGTAGAAGATGATATGCAACTAGCCGAGATTTTGCGAGAGGCCTTGAGCGAGCGACAATACGTTGTCGATGTGGCTAGAGACGGAGAAGAAGGCTGGAATTGGCTAGAATTAGGCAAATATGACCTTTTAGTTCTCGATGTCACCCTGCCCAAATTAAGCGGAACTTTGCTCTGTCAACGTCTGCGACGAGCGGAATCCCATCATCCCGTCTCTGCTAATGCCACCGTTCCCGTCCTATTATTAACCGCAAGGGATACGGTAATCGATAAAATCGACGGATTAGACGCAGGGGCCGATGATTATGTCACTAAACCCTTCGATTTGGGCGAATTAATGGCGCGGATTCGGGCCTTGATCCGGCGTGGCAGCAGCACCAGCAGTGTTTTATTATCTTGGGGGGGGTTGCAGTTAAATCCCAGTACCCACGAGGCCAGTTATAACGGTCAACTTCTTTCCCTCACCCCCAAGGAATTCGCTCTCTTAGAATTACTTGTTACCCATGGGCGCCGGGTCTTAAGTCGATCGGGTATTATTGAGCGAGTTTGGTCTTTGGACGATTCTCCGGCCGAGGAAACCGTTACTTCCCATATTCGCGGTCTTCGTCACAAGCTAAAATCCCTCGGTGCGCCGGAAGACTTTATTGAAACCGTTCACGGTCTTGGTTATCGTTTAAAGTAA
- a CDS encoding ATP-binding protein produces MPQTLYKNVRHIAGTGLGLVVVQKCVELHGGSIEIANIPGNGTTVTILLPKVA; encoded by the coding sequence TTGCCGCAAACCCTATATAAAAATGTCCGTCACATCGCCGGCACCGGCTTGGGTTTGGTGGTAGTGCAGAAATGCGTGGAACTACACGGAGGCTCGATCGAAATTGCTAATATCCCCGGTAATGGAACCACTGTCACGATTCTATTACCGAAAGTGGCCTGA
- a CDS encoding SDR family oxidoreductase, with amino-acid sequence MKAFVAGATGETGRRIVAQLVERQIPVRALVRNPEKAAEILPAGVEIVVGDVQQADKLEALIADCSVLLCATGARPSFNPTEPLLVDYLGTKNLIDAAKKKGIEHFVLVTSLCVSNFFHPLNLFWLILFWKKQAEDYLINSGLTYTIVRPGGLKNDDNLNALKMSSADTLSEGNIPRTKVASVCVESLFYPAANNKILEIVAPPDAPNLDWPQLFQSVT; translated from the coding sequence ATGAAAGCATTTGTAGCAGGAGCCACGGGGGAAACGGGACGGCGAATTGTTGCCCAATTAGTCGAACGTCAGATTCCCGTCCGCGCTTTGGTGAGAAACCCAGAGAAAGCGGCGGAAATTTTGCCCGCAGGGGTAGAAATCGTCGTCGGAGATGTGCAACAGGCCGATAAGTTAGAGGCACTCATCGCTGATTGTAGCGTTTTGCTATGCGCCACGGGAGCCAGACCGAGTTTTAATCCCACGGAACCTTTGTTAGTGGACTACTTGGGAACTAAAAATCTCATCGATGCCGCAAAAAAGAAAGGAATCGAGCATTTTGTTCTCGTTACTTCCCTCTGTGTATCTAACTTTTTCCATCCCCTCAATCTCTTTTGGTTAATTTTATTCTGGAAAAAACAAGCGGAGGACTATTTAATCAATAGTGGCTTAACCTACACGATTGTGCGCCCCGGCGGCCTCAAAAACGATGATAATCTTAATGCCCTTAAAATGTCATCCGCCGATACCCTGTCTGAGGGCAATATTCCCCGCACGAAAGTGGCTTCCGTTTGCGTAGAATCCCTATTTTATCCCGCCGCTAACAATAAAATTCTCGAAATTGTTGCCCCCCCAGACGCTCCCAATCTCGATTGGCCCCAATTGTTTCAAAGTGTCACCTAA
- a CDS encoding DUF1997 domain-containing protein encodes MQRPLINSLARESVEVKEDNQFLGFQTRFAGAMDMYSNQDKVADYLGAHEGWFCRCAEPMKTLPFGENGYIITIGKYGAFGYELEPKIAVVLELPVNGVYHTRSVPIPDQPFLGYLVDYQAIMKLEEMPLSSPSREIEAIFRQQGRDIPAVITQVTWELRMDVMVKFPKFIYKIPRPILQKTGDKLLTQIVRQVSPRLTYKVQEDFHSSFNLPLPPASSRLFYRLDSCEGGLLA; translated from the coding sequence ATGCAGCGTCCCCTCATTAACTCCCTAGCTCGCGAATCTGTAGAAGTCAAAGAAGACAATCAATTTCTCGGTTTTCAAACCCGTTTTGCCGGAGCCATGGATATGTATAGCAATCAGGACAAGGTTGCCGATTATCTGGGCGCTCACGAAGGTTGGTTTTGTCGTTGTGCCGAACCGATGAAAACTCTGCCCTTCGGTGAGAATGGTTATATTATCACCATCGGTAAATATGGAGCTTTTGGCTATGAACTGGAGCCGAAAATCGCTGTGGTTCTGGAGCTGCCCGTCAATGGAGTCTATCATACTCGCAGTGTTCCCATTCCCGATCAACCGTTTTTAGGCTATCTAGTGGATTATCAGGCAATTATGAAACTAGAGGAAATGCCCCTATCTTCTCCTAGTCGGGAAATAGAGGCAATTTTTCGGCAACAGGGACGGGATATTCCGGCGGTTATCACCCAAGTCACCTGGGAACTGCGTATGGATGTTATGGTTAAGTTTCCCAAGTTTATTTATAAGATTCCCCGTCCCATTCTCCAAAAAACCGGTGATAAACTGTTGACGCAAATTGTTCGCCAAGTTTCCCCCCGCTTAACCTACAAAGTTCAAGAGGATTTTCACTCTAGCTTTAATTTACCCCTACCCCCTGCCTCCAGTCGTCTTTTCTATCGTCTGGACTCCTGTGAGGGTGGGTTGCTTGCCTAG
- the typA gene encoding translational GTPase TypA, giving the protein MSLPIRNVAIIAHVDHGKTTLVDALLKQSGIFREGEDVPTCVMDSNDLERERGITILAKNTAVRYQDTLINIVDTPGHADFGGEVERVLGMVDGCILIVDANEGPMPQTRFVLKKALEKGLRPIVVVNKIDRPNVDPNLAVDKVFDLFVELGADDDQCDFTTLFASGMQGFAKESLEDEDKDMQPLFEAILHHVPPPAGDVNKPLQLQVTTLDYSEYLGRIVIGRIHNGVIKAGQQAALVKDTGAVVKGKITKLLGFEGLKRVELNEASAGNIVAVAGFADANIGETVTLADDPQALPLIKVDEPTLQMTFSVNDSPFAGQEGTFVTSRQIRDRLMRELETNVALRVEESDSAEKFLVSGRGELHLGILIETMRREGYEFQVSQPQVIYREINGQPCEPYEYLVLDVPEEAVGSSIERLGQRKGEMQDMQTGSNGRTQLEFVIPARGLIGFRGEFIRLSRGEGIMNHSFLEYRPFSGELATRYNGVITAFEEGVATFYALKNAEDRGVFFITPGTKVYKNMIIGESNRPQDVEINICKTKQLTNHRSATGDELVQLQSPVDMSLERALEYIGPDELVEITPKSIRLRKLPVKKLAKR; this is encoded by the coding sequence ATGTCTCTGCCTATCCGTAACGTTGCTATCATTGCTCACGTTGACCACGGGAAAACCACCCTCGTCGATGCACTCCTCAAACAGTCGGGAATCTTTCGAGAAGGGGAAGATGTACCCACCTGCGTCATGGATTCCAATGACCTCGAAAGAGAACGCGGTATCACCATTCTGGCCAAAAACACCGCCGTTCGTTACCAAGACACCCTGATTAACATCGTCGATACTCCCGGTCACGCCGACTTTGGTGGCGAAGTGGAACGGGTTTTAGGTATGGTGGACGGTTGTATCCTGATTGTCGATGCTAACGAGGGGCCGATGCCCCAAACCCGTTTTGTGCTGAAAAAAGCCCTAGAAAAGGGATTAAGACCGATTGTCGTGGTTAATAAAATCGATCGCCCTAACGTCGATCCTAACCTAGCCGTGGACAAAGTTTTCGATCTGTTTGTGGAACTGGGTGCCGATGACGACCAATGTGATTTTACTACTCTGTTCGCTTCCGGGATGCAAGGATTCGCCAAAGAAAGCCTCGAAGACGAAGACAAAGATATGCAGCCCCTGTTTGAGGCGATTTTACACCACGTTCCACCACCGGCCGGGGACGTTAACAAACCCCTACAGCTGCAAGTAACCACCCTCGATTACTCGGAATACTTAGGACGCATCGTTATCGGCCGCATCCATAACGGCGTAATTAAAGCTGGTCAACAGGCAGCTTTAGTAAAGGATACGGGCGCGGTTGTCAAGGGTAAAATAACAAAACTTCTTGGTTTTGAAGGTCTTAAACGGGTGGAACTAAACGAGGCCAGCGCCGGTAATATCGTCGCCGTGGCTGGTTTTGCCGACGCTAACATCGGGGAAACCGTAACTTTAGCCGATGACCCGCAAGCTTTACCCCTAATTAAAGTCGATGAACCGACCCTACAAATGACCTTCTCGGTGAACGATTCTCCCTTTGCCGGTCAGGAAGGCACTTTTGTCACCTCGCGGCAAATTCGCGATCGTCTAATGCGAGAATTAGAAACTAACGTCGCCCTGCGGGTGGAAGAAAGTGATTCTGCCGAGAAATTCCTAGTTTCGGGACGGGGAGAACTGCATTTAGGCATTCTCATCGAAACCATGCGTCGGGAAGGCTACGAATTCCAAGTATCGCAGCCGCAAGTTATCTACCGGGAAATTAACGGTCAACCCTGTGAACCCTACGAATACCTCGTTTTAGATGTACCCGAAGAAGCGGTGGGTTCCAGTATCGAACGTCTCGGCCAACGGAAAGGGGAAATGCAGGATATGCAGACGGGCAGCAATGGCCGTACTCAATTGGAATTCGTGATTCCGGCCCGAGGTTTAATCGGTTTCCGGGGCGAATTTATCCGTCTGAGTCGCGGTGAGGGGATTATGAACCATAGTTTTCTCGAATATCGTCCTTTCTCCGGGGAATTGGCCACCCGTTACAATGGCGTGATTACTGCCTTTGAGGAAGGAGTGGCCACTTTCTACGCCCTCAAAAACGCCGAGGACCGGGGAGTATTCTTTATTACTCCGGGGACAAAAGTGTATAAAAACATGATTATCGGCGAAAGCAACCGGCCTCAGGACGTGGAGATCAATATCTGCAAAACTAAACAGTTAACTAACCATCGTTCCGCCACCGGGGATGAATTGGTTCAGTTACAATCCCCCGTGGATATGAGTCTCGAACGCGCCCTCGAATACATCGGACCGGATGAGTTGGTAGAAATTACCCCGAAATCGATCCGTCTGCGTAAATTACCGGTGAAAAAGTTAGCCAAACGTTAA
- a CDS encoding ribose-phosphate pyrophosphokinase produces MRHPMFPAASDSNRLRLFSGSANVSLAQEVARYLGMDVGPMIRKRFADGELYIQIQESIRGCDVYLIQPCCNPVNDHLMELLIMIDACRRASARQITAVIPYYGYARADRKTAGRESIAAKLVANLITEAGASRVLAMDLHSAQIQGYFDIPFDHVYGSPVVVDYLLSKQLPDIVVVSPDVGGVARARAFAKKLNDAPLAIIDKRRQTHNVAEVMNLIGDVKDKTAVLVDDMIDTAGTIAQGAQLLKAKGARQVYACATHPVFSGPAIERLSSGIVEEVIVTNTIPVPQEHLFPQLKVLPVAPILGEAIWRIHEDNSVSNMFK; encoded by the coding sequence ATGCGACATCCGATGTTTCCCGCCGCGTCGGACAGCAATCGTCTTCGTCTCTTTTCGGGATCCGCTAATGTATCTCTTGCCCAAGAGGTGGCCCGTTATCTGGGCATGGATGTGGGTCCGATGATTCGTAAACGTTTCGCCGATGGTGAATTGTACATCCAGATTCAGGAATCGATCCGGGGCTGTGATGTCTATTTAATTCAACCCTGTTGCAATCCCGTCAACGATCATTTGATGGAATTGTTGATCATGATTGATGCCTGTCGTCGTGCTTCTGCCCGACAAATTACCGCCGTAATTCCCTATTATGGTTATGCTCGCGCCGATCGCAAAACCGCCGGCCGGGAATCGATCGCCGCTAAACTGGTGGCTAATCTGATCACGGAAGCGGGGGCAAGTCGCGTGTTGGCCATGGATTTGCATTCGGCCCAAATTCAAGGTTATTTCGATATTCCCTTCGATCACGTTTACGGTTCCCCAGTGGTGGTGGACTATCTTCTCAGTAAACAATTACCCGATATCGTCGTGGTTTCTCCCGATGTGGGTGGGGTGGCCAGGGCGCGGGCTTTTGCCAAAAAACTCAATGATGCTCCCCTAGCAATTATTGATAAACGCCGGCAAACCCATAATGTGGCGGAAGTGATGAACTTGATCGGCGATGTTAAGGATAAAACGGCGGTTTTAGTCGATGATATGATCGATACGGCCGGTACGATCGCTCAAGGGGCGCAGTTACTGAAAGCCAAGGGGGCGCGACAGGTTTATGCTTGTGCCACCCATCCGGTTTTTTCTGGTCCTGCGATCGAGCGTTTATCCAGTGGCATAGTCGAGGAGGTGATCGTTACTAACACGATTCCCGTCCCCCAAGAACATCTTTTCCCGCAACTGAAAGTCTTGCCGGTTGCCCCGATTCTGGGTGAGGCCATATGGCGCATTCATGAGGACAATTCCGTGAGTAATATGTTCAAATAG
- a CDS encoding TIGR04255 family protein — protein MSKVVDINNPLIDPTPPEVHLTNAPLVCVLGQVRFPQILAVEDRKFVTPFQEAIRTKYPKLRQERTYQLTFDNQEKDAVRSQAEVIWQFTDANNHWRVSLASNFVALDTSKYVSRQDFLERMREVLTAVNEHIQPNLVERIGIRYVDRIEGIDVGNISNLVRSELINITASTFQEHILQSYNESLFQLPNTQGTLVARWGLIPSNATFDPNVLEPIDQPSWFLDLDMSISENQEFDVEKILEDAKRFSERIYTFFRWSVTEEFLRRFGGEQ, from the coding sequence ATGTCCAAAGTGGTCGATATTAACAATCCACTGATCGATCCAACTCCTCCAGAGGTTCACTTAACTAATGCACCTCTAGTGTGTGTGCTTGGACAAGTACGGTTCCCACAAATTCTGGCCGTTGAGGATAGGAAATTTGTGACTCCATTTCAGGAAGCTATTAGAACAAAGTATCCTAAGTTACGGCAGGAACGAACTTATCAATTAACTTTTGATAATCAAGAAAAAGATGCCGTCAGATCTCAAGCTGAGGTTATCTGGCAATTTACAGATGCCAATAATCATTGGCGAGTCTCATTAGCGTCTAATTTTGTAGCCTTAGACACATCAAAGTATGTCAGTCGTCAGGACTTTTTAGAGCGAATGAGAGAAGTTTTAACTGCGGTTAATGAACATATTCAACCCAACCTTGTTGAGCGAATCGGTATTAGATATGTTGATCGTATTGAGGGTATTGATGTAGGGAATATTTCTAATTTAGTCAGATCAGAACTGATAAATATCACCGCGTCAACATTTCAAGAACATATTCTTCAAAGTTATAATGAATCTCTGTTTCAGTTACCTAATACCCAAGGGACACTTGTAGCAAGATGGGGATTGATTCCCAGTAACGCTACTTTTGATCCAAATGTCCTTGAACCGATTGATCAACCGAGTTGGTTTCTTGATTTAGATATGTCTATTTCAGAGAATCAAGAATTTGACGTTGAAAAAATTTTAGAGGATGCAAAACGATTTTCTGAAAGAATTTATACTTTTTTTAGATGGTCAGTAACCGAAGAATTTCTAAGACGCTTTGGAGGTGAACAATGA
- a CDS encoding helix-turn-helix domain-containing protein, producing MSNLVIERSNTFGSINPQKRFRMIPGIAESSTIGYDNLAAQKLLAISERTNSEIVVPKHNPHLFQDSQKAINELRKTSGLTWEQVAKLFNVSRRSIHFWASGQPLASDNEEKLNRLLGVIRYIDRGSASLNRKLLLNPNADGELPLDQLISGEYDKVRENLGRGNPPKRPQLRPLSEEESELRRPLPPEILIDALQDSIHHDVGRSRPAKTLRSGQNRSGKQTD from the coding sequence ATGAGTAACTTAGTGATTGAACGTTCAAATACTTTTGGCTCAATCAATCCTCAAAAACGATTTAGAATGATTCCTGGTATTGCGGAATCCAGTACCATTGGCTATGATAATCTTGCCGCTCAAAAGTTACTAGCGATTTCAGAAAGAACTAATAGCGAAATAGTTGTTCCGAAGCACAATCCTCATCTTTTTCAAGATAGTCAAAAAGCGATTAATGAACTCAGAAAAACCAGTGGACTGACCTGGGAGCAAGTTGCCAAACTATTTAATGTTTCACGTCGAAGCATTCATTTTTGGGCAAGTGGACAGCCTCTAGCTAGTGACAATGAGGAGAAATTAAATAGATTACTGGGAGTGATTAGATATATTGATCGAGGAAGTGCAAGTCTTAACCGTAAGTTATTATTGAATCCTAATGCTGATGGGGAACTGCCTTTAGACCAATTAATATCAGGAGAATATGATAAAGTAAGAGAGAATCTTGGGCGTGGTAATCCACCCAAAAGACCGCAATTAAGACCTTTGTCTGAGGAGGAGAGTGAGCTTCGTAGGCCTTTACCACCGGAGATATTAATTGATGCTTTACAAGATTCTATTCATCATGATGTTGGACGTTCTAGACCTGCTAAAACATTGAGGAGTGGTCAAAATCGCAGTGGAAAGCAAACAGATTGA
- the lepB gene encoding signal peptidase I — protein MAESLNHKSEKPSPPPVPQENPWLEAVKTIVTAGILAFGIRTFVAEARYIPSSSMEPTLQINDRLIIEKVSYHFQKPERGDIVVFSPTAALKAQNFQDAFIKRVIGLPGDKVEVKNGLVHVNGKVLAEKYIAEEPNYTFGPVTVPPDQYLVLGDNRNNSYDSHAWGFVPRENLIGRAVVRFWPFDRLGGLDNPDAAINQN, from the coding sequence ATGGCTGAAAGCTTGAACCATAAATCCGAAAAACCCTCTCCTCCTCCCGTCCCCCAAGAAAACCCTTGGCTAGAAGCAGTTAAAACCATTGTCACGGCTGGAATTTTGGCTTTTGGCATCCGCACTTTTGTGGCCGAGGCCCGTTATATTCCCTCTTCTTCCATGGAACCCACTCTCCAGATTAACGATCGCCTAATTATCGAGAAAGTTAGCTATCATTTTCAGAAGCCAGAACGGGGTGATATAGTGGTTTTTAGTCCGACAGCCGCCCTGAAAGCTCAAAATTTTCAGGATGCTTTTATTAAACGGGTGATTGGACTGCCGGGGGATAAGGTGGAAGTCAAAAACGGTCTAGTTCACGTCAACGGTAAAGTTTTAGCGGAAAAGTATATCGCCGAAGAACCTAATTATACTTTCGGACCGGTGACAGTTCCCCCCGATCAATATTTGGTTTTGGGCGATAATCGCAATAATAGTTATGATTCCCACGCTTGGGGCTTCGTTCCCCGGGAAAACTTAATCGGTCGCGCCGTGGTGCGTTTTTGGCCCTTCGATCGTCTGGGAGGACTTGACAACCCCGACGCTGCCATAAATCAGAATTAA
- a CDS encoding EF-hand domain-containing protein, whose translation MFAQIPERSMHYLRWVVTIAWLILIFSLFFDPISAQLTDTNNLSSPLRVAPDVCIKVQGVCLPQSSYQLAAPIFWGIVVPSSIFILLVFGHELWRRICPLSFLSQIPRALGKQRQKKYTDKSGKVRYEIYKVPKNSFLARNYLYLQLSLLFLGLCGRILFDNSDRLVLGSFLIFTILVAIFVGYWYGGKSWCNYFCPMSPVERIYGEPRGLLNSTAHEDSRGGITQSMCRIVREDGSEQSACVACQSPCIDIDAERSYWDGITNRDRQWLYYGYFGLVFGYAIYYYLYAGNWDYYFSGAWAHEENQLESLFKPGFYLAGQAIAIPKLVAVPLTLAICTFLGYFLGKKVENAYKVDRIRKKSPLTTEIIRHRVFTVGTFLIFNFFFIFAGRPFINLLPKFWYYFADILPAVLSSLWLYRTWTRDPGRYQREGLAGRLRKQLGKLGLDTAKYLDRRSLEALDADEVYVLAKILPDFTHQKCLKAYKALLKEALEEGYTDFGHSLEILEQMRLELTITEAEHQAILTELGVESAELLDPDKQYSREDWLRLQSYRDALLESLLVTWKKDPDRRVGSELLQVLTGKSSREAIKHLLTELPASETETVESLRREYGVTGQEEETILHRPLSRQLWQNIARAFQVFDRLSFSSDSDRDQQERILLERFQLFDSDGSGQISLEELKACLQAIEPGVTDKEIEAMLQQADTGRDNQISFPEFRNLLHQFHK comes from the coding sequence ATGTTTGCACAAATTCCCGAACGATCAATGCACTATCTGCGATGGGTTGTTACCATCGCTTGGTTAATTCTGATATTTTCTCTGTTTTTTGACCCGATTTCGGCACAATTAACCGATACTAATAATCTCTCTAGTCCCCTGAGAGTTGCTCCCGATGTGTGCATTAAAGTCCAGGGAGTTTGCTTACCCCAATCCTCCTATCAGTTAGCTGCGCCGATTTTTTGGGGAATAGTGGTTCCTAGTAGCATTTTTATCTTATTAGTATTCGGTCACGAACTCTGGCGGCGTATCTGTCCTTTATCCTTTCTTTCTCAAATACCGCGCGCTTTGGGTAAACAGCGTCAGAAAAAATACACCGATAAATCGGGGAAAGTCCGCTATGAAATCTATAAAGTGCCGAAAAACTCTTTTTTAGCTCGGAATTATCTCTATCTACAATTAAGTCTGTTATTTTTGGGTTTATGCGGACGGATTCTCTTTGATAATTCCGATCGCTTAGTCTTAGGCAGCTTTTTAATCTTTACTATTCTAGTGGCGATCTTTGTGGGTTATTGGTATGGGGGCAAATCTTGGTGTAACTATTTCTGTCCCATGAGTCCAGTGGAAAGGATTTACGGTGAACCGAGGGGTTTACTAAATAGTACCGCTCACGAAGACAGTCGCGGTGGGATTACTCAATCTATGTGTCGTATTGTCCGGGAAGATGGTAGCGAACAAAGTGCCTGTGTTGCCTGTCAGAGTCCCTGTATCGATATCGATGCGGAAAGATCCTATTGGGATGGGATAACCAACAGAGATCGCCAATGGCTTTATTACGGTTATTTTGGCTTAGTTTTTGGCTATGCTATCTATTATTATCTCTATGCTGGCAATTGGGACTATTATTTCTCTGGAGCTTGGGCGCACGAAGAAAATCAACTAGAATCCCTCTTTAAACCGGGTTTTTATCTTGCTGGTCAGGCAATTGCGATTCCGAAGCTGGTAGCTGTTCCCTTAACTTTGGCAATCTGCACTTTTTTGGGTTACTTTCTCGGTAAAAAAGTTGAAAATGCCTACAAAGTCGATAGAATTCGCAAAAAGTCGCCTTTAACTACAGAAATTATCCGTCACCGCGTCTTTACTGTCGGAACTTTTCTGATTTTCAATTTCTTCTTTATTTTCGCTGGTCGTCCTTTTATTAATCTTTTGCCAAAATTTTGGTATTATTTCGCTGATATTTTACCGGCTGTTTTGAGTAGTTTATGGTTATATCGCACCTGGACAAGGGATCCGGGCCGTTACCAACGAGAAGGACTAGCGGGAAGATTGCGTAAACAGTTGGGTAAACTGGGTCTCGATACGGCTAAATATCTTGATCGGCGATCGCTGGAAGCTTTGGACGCGGATGAGGTGTATGTGTTAGCCAAGATACTGCCGGATTTCACACACCAGAAGTGTTTAAAAGCCTATAAAGCCTTGTTAAAAGAGGCTTTGGAGGAGGGATATACTGACTTCGGCCACAGCCTCGAAATCCTAGAACAAATGCGCTTAGAGTTGACGATTACCGAGGCCGAACATCAGGCAATTCTAACGGAGTTGGGTGTGGAATCGGCCGAACTTCTCGATCCGGACAAGCAGTATAGTCGCGAGGATTGGTTGCGTTTGCAGAGTTACCGCGATGCTTTGTTGGAAAGTTTGTTGGTGACTTGGAAAAAAGACCCCGATCGCCGGGTGGGGTCAGAATTGCTGCAAGTGTTAACCGGTAAGAGTTCCAGGGAGGCGATCAAGCATTTATTGACGGAATTGCCGGCCTCGGAAACGGAAACTGTCGAGTCTTTGCGTCGGGAGTACGGAGTTACCGGTCAGGAGGAGGAAACGATTCTCCATCGTCCTCTGTCCCGTCAATTATGGCAAAATATCGCCCGCGCTTTTCAGGTCTTTGATCGTCTATCTTTTAGTAGTGACAGCGATCGTGATCAACAGGAAAGAATTTTATTGGAAAGATTCCAGCTATTCGATAGTGATGGTTCGGGACAAATTAGCCTTGAGGAGTTAAAAGCTTGTCTTCAGGCGATCGAACCGGGGGTGACAGACAAGGAAATCGAAGCTATGTTACAACAGGCCGATACCGGTCGCGATAATCAGATTAGTTTTCCGGAGTTTCGCAACCTACTGCACCAATTCCACAAATAA
- a CDS encoding DUF2290 domain-containing protein, with translation MLNVQNIFKDVKNLTAKLIEVGLSSQQNFPTLNKLSQNISEISYANSSDLSIALKNVAYQDIYDELDRGKNYNIKMIDGALIQLLYRFQGSQLLSHRLAFFSSPYLESFQNEPELYEEDEIFADIIDKNIVAVPIRFDYDPDNFQEIHHPRCHLTLGQFKNCRIPVSSPLTPSIFIAFILRNFYNTAYHLYSEQINFNNQRFPETITEIETNILHFAIKSPSL, from the coding sequence ATGCTTAATGTTCAGAATATCTTTAAAGATGTTAAAAATTTAACGGCTAAATTGATAGAAGTAGGATTATCAAGTCAGCAGAACTTTCCGACTTTGAATAAATTGAGTCAAAATATTTCTGAGATTAGCTATGCCAATAGTTCCGACTTATCCATTGCCCTAAAAAATGTTGCCTATCAAGATATTTATGATGAGCTTGATCGCGGTAAGAATTATAATATTAAAATGATTGATGGAGCCTTGATTCAATTACTTTATCGCTTCCAAGGATCGCAGTTATTATCCCATAGACTAGCTTTCTTCTCATCCCCTTATTTAGAATCTTTTCAAAATGAGCCAGAACTATATGAAGAAGATGAGATATTTGCCGATATTATCGACAAAAATATTGTAGCTGTACCGATTAGATTTGATTACGATCCTGATAATTTTCAAGAGATTCATCACCCCAGATGTCATCTCACCCTAGGACAATTCAAAAACTGCCGAATTCCAGTGTCCTCCCCTTTAACACCCAGCATATTTATTGCTTTTATCCTTCGTAACTTTTACAATACAGCCTATCATCTATATTCCGAGCAGATCAATTTTAACAATCAGCGATTTCCAGAAACCATAACTGAAATAGAAACGAATATACTACATTTTGCTATTAAATCTCCCTCTCTATAG